One segment of Drosophila mauritiana strain mau12 chromosome 3R, ASM438214v1, whole genome shotgun sequence DNA contains the following:
- the LOC117144015 gene encoding elongation of very long chain fatty acids protein AAEL008004 translates to MSVRLNETTTIVDRMVNFFVEHEDLRTKQWFLSNAPGPLFMILGAYLYFCLYAGPRYMRDRKPFELKNTLLVYNAVQVLLSWVLFYEGYKGGWGGHYNFKCQPVTYESDPISMRMARAVWLYYIAKITELLDTVFFVLRKKQRQISFLHLYHHTLMPVCAFIGVKYFAGGHGTLLGFINSFIHIIMYAYYLLSAMGPKVQKYLWWKKYITILQIVQFLIIFVHTLQIQFQPNCNFPKSIAALLTFNAGLFTYMFSAFYVANYKKEAAAQAKLAAKKE, encoded by the exons ATGTCGGTCAGACTGAACGAGACGACGACCATTGTTGACCGGATGGTCAACTTCTTCGTGGAGCACGAGGATCTGCGCACCAAG CAATGGTTCCTTTCGAATGCCCCCGGACCGCTGTTCATGATCCTCGGAGCGTACCTGTACTTCTGCCTGTACGCAGGACCTCGTTACATGAGGGATCGCAAGCCTTTCGAGCTAAAGAACACTCTCCTGGTCTACAATGCGGTCCAAGTGCTCCTCAGCTGGGTGCTCTTCTACGAGGGATACAAGGGCGGCTGGGGTGGCCACTACAACTTCAAGTGCCAGCCGGTGACCTACGAATCGGATCCGATTTCCATGAGG ATGGCTCGTGCCGTGTGGCTGTACTACATTGCCAAGATCACGGAGCTGCTGGACACCGTGTTCTTTGTGCTGCGCAAGAAACAGCGCCAGATCTCGTTCCTCCACTTGTACCACCACACCCTGATGCCCGTGTGTGCCTTCATTGGTGTTAAGTACTTCGCCGGTGGCCATGGAACCCTGCTGGGATTCATCAACTCCTTCATCCACATCATTATGTATGCCTACTACCTGCTCTCCGCGATGGGACCCAAGGTGCAGAAGTATCTCTGGTGGAAGAAGTACATCACCATCCTGCAGATT GTCCAATTCCTGATCATCTTCGTGCACACACTGCAGATCCAGTTCCAGCCCAACTGCAACTTCCCCAAGTCCATTGCCGCACTCCTGACCTTCAATGCTGGACTCTTCACCTACATGTTCAGCGCCTTCTATGTGGCCAACTACAAGAAGGAGGCGGCTGCCCAGGCCAAGCTGGCGGCGAAAAAGGAGTAG